One Bombilactobacillus folatiphilus genomic window, CTAAAAAAGGTGGTGGCGGCTTAAACCAAACGATTAAGAATTTGGTAGCCGGTGGCAACAAGTTGGTGAAACAAGAAGAGATGACGACATTTAAGGCAGATTATTGTTATTAACACTGATACAGGAGGTCAGACAATGCAAAAACAGATGGAAAAAATGTTGATGCCGATTGCCGTGAAATTGGGCAATAATGTGGTTTTAAGATCCTTACGTGATGGATTTTTAATTATTATGCCGTTAATTATTGTCACGTCGATTTTCCTATTAATTGGCAACTTTCCAATTCCGGGATGGAGTGCATTTTGGACGCATATTTTGGGTGCCAAATGGAATGATTGGTTTGCAGCGGTCTCTAATTCAGTGTTTAGTTTTACAGGTATCTTGTCTTGCATGGGTATTGCGTATGCTTATGGCAAAAATCGTGGTTTACAAGCGATTCATTCTAGTGTGATTGCGATTATTTCATTTTTAATTCTGACACCTACGACGGTGAAAGTGGGAAAAAGCACGGTTAGTGCTGTGCAAACGATATACTTAGGCCCTAATGGCGTTTTCTTAGGTATTTTCATTGCTTTATTGAGTGTGGAAATTTATCGTTTCGCGGTCAAACGTGATTGGCGCATTAAAATGCCTGAGGGCGTGCCGCCGGCTGTGGGACAAGCATTTGATGCATTGATTCCAAGCGCATTAGTGATTTTTGCCTTTTTCTTAGTGCGCATTCTGTTTAGCCTGACCAATTTTGACACGGCATATAATTTTATTTATACCCTCTTACAGCAACCGCTCAAAGGGGTCGGCAACTCCATGCCATCAGTTTTGTTATATAATTTTTTAGCCAGTTTACTATGGTGTTTTGGCATCAACGGACCCACGATTACGAACTCGGTGTGGCAACCTATCTTCTTTGTCTTGACCCAAGATAATTTGACTGCTTTTAAAAATCATGCGGCGTTGCCCCACATTTTTACGCAACCATTTATTGATATTTTTACAACTTATGGTGGCGGCGGGAGCACTTTATCCTTATTGATTATTATGTTATTCGTTTGTCGCTCCAAACGAATTAAAGAACTAGCCAAATTAGCGATTGTGCCGGGAATTTTTGGCATCAATGAACCAATTATTTTTGGTTTACCAGTTGTCTTAAATCCTATTATTGCGTTGCCATTTATTATTGTGCCTACCCTCAACACTTTGCTTTCAGGACTCGTTTTTATGGCGGGGTGGGTGCCACGAACCAATGGTGTGATGCTGCCTTGGACGACGCCGCCT contains:
- a CDS encoding PTS sugar transporter subunit IIC, coding for MQKQMEKMLMPIAVKLGNNVVLRSLRDGFLIIMPLIIVTSIFLLIGNFPIPGWSAFWTHILGAKWNDWFAAVSNSVFSFTGILSCMGIAYAYGKNRGLQAIHSSVIAIISFLILTPTTVKVGKSTVSAVQTIYLGPNGVFLGIFIALLSVEIYRFAVKRDWRIKMPEGVPPAVGQAFDALIPSALVIFAFFLVRILFSLTNFDTAYNFIYTLLQQPLKGVGNSMPSVLLYNFLASLLWCFGINGPTITNSVWQPIFFVLTQDNLTAFKNHAALPHIFTQPFIDIFTTYGGGGSTLSLLIIMLFVCRSKRIKELAKLAIVPGIFGINEPIIFGLPVVLNPIIALPFIIVPTLNTLLSGLVFMAGWVPRTNGVMLPWTTPPIISGWLATGSWTGSVLQIVEIMLGVAIYYPFIKMLDKQYLTEERQTQAQDNVEIDFGEV